Within Dromaius novaehollandiae isolate bDroNov1 chromosome 8, bDroNov1.hap1, whole genome shotgun sequence, the genomic segment TTTTCCCTTTACTCTCCAGTCATGCTATGATTTAAATTGAAACGTTAGAAGGATTATCTCCGCTAACTGCTGGTCCAGGAAACCCGAGTTGTACTGCGAttactccctccctccctgcccctcacCCCGTTATATTCCAAAGTAACTGACTTTCTCAGGAAAATAAACAGTCACCgatttccccctcctttcctggGAAATGAATGTGTGtcttcagtatttatttctgtatttatctcACAGTACCTGTTTGTTTTAGAAGTGCCTTGTGTTTGCTAAAGATTGGTCTAGAGCACTGGAGAAGCTGATCAGtggcctttctctttctggctttttttttctcttttctttctttctttctttctttctttctttccttaaagctAAGGTGTGCCAGAGTGATGCACTGATGCTGAGGAGGCATCAACAGCTATGGGACTGTAACCCTCTCAAATGTAAGCACTGGCAGTGTCTGCAAAGAGAGCTCGTGAGACGCTGAAGCAGAGTTTAGCTGCTGTTAAGCAGGTCACCTGCTCCCTAAAGCTCAGAGCGCAGTGTTCCCTAATCATAAAACATGAACCAGTCCAGATGGATTGAATGGAGGACTCTGAATGTGAGCAGTAGTATTATGAACATATCTGAGCACCTCTCCTGCCCTCTTGGATTTGGTCACTACAATGCAGTTGACATCTGTATCCTTGAGACAGTTGTTATTGTCTTGCTAACGTTTTTAATTATTGCGGGTAACTTAACTGTTATATTTGTTTTCCACTGTGCTCCACTTTTGCATCATTATACCACCAGCTATTTTATTCAGACCATGGCCTATGCTGATCTTTTTGTCGGAGTTAGCTGCTTGGTTCCTACTTTGTCCCTGCTTCACTATTCGACAGGTGTCCACGAGTCCTTGACATGTCAAGTGTTTGGATATATCATCTCTGTGCTAAAAAGCGTATCTATGGCATGTCTTGCTTGCATCAGTGTGGATCGCTATCTCGCTATCACAAAGCCTCTCTCCTATAACCAACTGGTCACGCCTTGTCGCTTGAGAATCTGCATCATTTTGATCTGGATATACTCTTGTCTGATCTTCTTGCCTTCCTTTTTCGGTTGGGGAAAACCTGGTTACCACGGAGATATTTTTGAATGGTGTGCTACCTCCTGGCTAACTAATGCCTATTTCACTGGCTTTATTGTGTGCTTACTCTatgctcctgctgcctttgtcatatgtttcacctatttccacATCTTTAAAATTTGCCGGCAGCACACCAAAGAGATAAACGATCGGAGAGCTCGATTTCCCAGCCACGAAGTGGATGCTGCTGGGGAGGCTGGGCACAGCCCGGATCGCCGCTATGCCATGGTCTTGTTTCGGATAACCAGCGTGTTCTACGTGCTGTGGCTCCCGTATATTATATACTTCCTGCTGGAGAGCTCCAGGGTGTTGGAAAACCCAGCGCTTTCCTTCCTAACAACATGGCTTGCCATAAGCAATAGTTTCTGCAACTGTGTGATATATAGCCTCTCCAACAGTGTTTTCAGGCTGGGACTCCGGAGACTGTCAGAGACAATATGTTCATCTTGTATGTGTTTAAAAGACAGGGATGTACGGGACCCTAAACCGAGAAAACGGGCTAATTCCTGCTCTATTTAAAGAGAACTGGCGTGTGTAATCAAACATGGAGTTTTGATAGTATTTGATATATCTGGAAACTTGCCAGAACAGAAATCCTTACTTGAATAGTTTGCTATGCTCTTAGAGATGAGTTTAAAAGggatttcagaaaaggaaaaggcagctaTAAGAGGGGTCACCGAACTTAAATATAGCTCTTGTGAAATTGTGAGGAGACAAATTCAACAGAGAAGATGAAGAAAGTCACAACTCAGATCTTCCAAAGGGCATGAAATAACTAGCACATCAAAGGAGGTTCCCCGTGAAATCAGTTAGTTAGTTACTACCTTATATTTTTCCCCTTGTAGAAAGGTTGTCTTACTATCTTTGTGTCAGAATATACTGTAGCCTtctgaatttaaatatatttaagagGAAACAATCAACAACACAGTAAGTGGCTATCCAT encodes:
- the GPR52 gene encoding G-protein coupled receptor 52, with amino-acid sequence MNQSRWIEWRTLNVSSSIMNISEHLSCPLGFGHYNAVDICILETVVIVLLTFLIIAGNLTVIFVFHCAPLLHHYTTSYFIQTMAYADLFVGVSCLVPTLSLLHYSTGVHESLTCQVFGYIISVLKSVSMACLACISVDRYLAITKPLSYNQLVTPCRLRICIILIWIYSCLIFLPSFFGWGKPGYHGDIFEWCATSWLTNAYFTGFIVCLLYAPAAFVICFTYFHIFKICRQHTKEINDRRARFPSHEVDAAGEAGHSPDRRYAMVLFRITSVFYVLWLPYIIYFLLESSRVLENPALSFLTTWLAISNSFCNCVIYSLSNSVFRLGLRRLSETICSSCMCLKDRDVRDPKPRKRANSCSI